One genomic window of Sphingobacterium oryzagri includes the following:
- a CDS encoding SusD/RagB family nutrient-binding outer membrane lipoprotein: MKRKYIIGAFLVALTTFNSCQKEAFDESYRDPSKVVSTTVERQFTGVIYGFRQLMVPDYRNYFVTVMPTIARYTQINGWANGENQLTPGAAAIEDRWNRYYEGLAQFRELEKVFNASDAIVQENTKVFMLTAKVLFYDQTQQIVDLHGSIPWSQAGKLSTNGGDYPVSYAAYDAAEQIYTTMLDDLKSISTELNGITVPANSVFRTQDLINKGDLNLWKKYCNSLRVRLLTRVSASSAFSSRAQSELAEIVGNPATYPLILTNADNAQLDVADPSSPISSTGFQDALESWNGNIASKVMIDNMLQNQDPRLPFIFEPGAGANGEYIGLDQSLTGSVQSAMIAGTAANPSRIAIYNRSTFSRNDFFPGVLISASEVNYLLAEYYARRGDNATAKTYFQNGIKQSVSLFVAIRQVSNDVLVPAATTPTDAAVNAYLSRIGWESVSNKIQLIATQKWLHFNMMQPVENWAEVRRLDSPTFQFVVQSSDLQRVVPVKWNIPPGEVTFNSANYSTVRDQDNVNTKLFWDVN, from the coding sequence ATGAAAAGAAAATATATTATTGGGGCTTTTCTGGTTGCCCTTACGACATTCAACTCCTGCCAGAAAGAAGCTTTTGACGAGAGTTATCGTGACCCTTCTAAGGTAGTTTCGACCACGGTGGAGCGCCAGTTTACCGGTGTTATCTACGGATTTCGCCAACTTATGGTGCCGGATTACCGCAATTATTTTGTGACCGTTATGCCTACTATAGCGCGGTACACCCAGATTAATGGTTGGGCAAATGGGGAAAACCAACTGACGCCTGGTGCGGCAGCTATTGAAGATCGCTGGAACAGGTATTATGAAGGTTTGGCTCAGTTTCGCGAATTGGAAAAGGTTTTCAATGCATCAGATGCGATAGTACAGGAGAATACAAAAGTATTTATGCTGACTGCAAAAGTCTTGTTTTACGATCAGACGCAGCAAATTGTCGATTTGCATGGCAGTATTCCCTGGTCGCAGGCAGGAAAACTTAGCACTAATGGTGGCGATTACCCCGTATCTTATGCAGCTTACGATGCTGCAGAGCAAATCTATACGACGATGCTCGACGATCTGAAATCGATTAGTACCGAGTTGAATGGTATCACTGTTCCGGCAAACTCCGTCTTCAGAACGCAAGATCTGATCAATAAAGGTGATTTGAATTTGTGGAAGAAATATTGTAATTCCCTGCGTGTGCGCTTGCTAACCCGGGTGTCGGCATCCTCTGCATTTTCATCGAGAGCACAATCCGAGTTGGCAGAGATTGTAGGGAATCCGGCTACGTATCCGTTGATTCTGACTAACGCAGATAATGCACAGCTAGATGTTGCCGATCCATCATCTCCGATAAGTTCTACAGGTTTTCAAGATGCACTCGAGAGCTGGAACGGAAACATTGCGAGCAAAGTGATGATCGATAATATGTTGCAAAATCAAGATCCGCGATTGCCTTTTATCTTTGAGCCGGGAGCGGGCGCAAATGGTGAGTATATCGGCTTGGATCAATCGCTGACAGGATCGGTACAGTCGGCAATGATTGCCGGAACTGCGGCTAATCCTAGCAGAATAGCGATTTACAACCGGTCAACATTTTCACGTAATGATTTTTTCCCAGGCGTGTTGATTTCAGCATCAGAGGTCAATTATTTACTGGCCGAGTATTATGCCCGTAGGGGAGACAATGCCACGGCAAAGACCTATTTTCAAAATGGTATCAAGCAGTCGGTTAGTTTGTTTGTAGCCATCAGACAGGTCAGCAACGATGTGCTCGTGCCTGCTGCCACTACGCCCACAGATGCTGCGGTCAATGCTTACCTTTCCAGAATTGGCTGGGAAAGCGTTTCCAACAAAATACAGCTTATTGCAACGCAAAAGTGGTTACATTTTAACATGATGCAACCTGTAGAAAATTGGGCCGAAGTAAGACGATTGGATAGCCCAACCTTTCAGTTCGTTGTGCAAAGCTCAGATTTGCAGCGCGTAGTTCCGGTAAAATGGAACATTCCTCCAGGTGAAGTCACATTTAATAGTGCAAACTACAGCACAGTTAGAGACCAAGACAACGTAAATACCAAGTTGTTCTGGGATGTAAACTAA
- a CDS encoding SusC/RagA family TonB-linked outer membrane protein: MSKLYKKGCMLTLLMLFSMTALFAQQTVTGRVTAASGALSGVTVSVLGTNRSTQSDNSGNYAVQANVGDKIRFSTVGYEAQELVVSGRVLDVTLVEDADALDEVVVTAMGIKRAPKELGYAMSTVASEELTKTGSPNFAGALYGKAPGVRITAAPGGATSGININIRGTNSISGNSQPLVIIDGVPMRQNVFNNSDYWGDQRARGNGLEDLNPEDIESISFLKGASAAALYGSEAMNGVVMVTTKSGKGGKGFSIDFNATYTHDRIAYLPRFQDVRGPGYDLSYANVGQAQDMFFYYPDGVRGVANTSLNFGPKFDGQDIRSWDGEIRPYAAQNSYDKFFNNPTNTIFNLALSHAGENSNTRFSLTRQDNEMTSLESYNKKNVANLNTSFKLWDKLTTDVVVNYVNQQTHNRPFLTDRMINNFTGMISTFDNPEWYLNKYQTSLGYKYVTGTNPSLTPEENITYNGYKGDVLEYIWNTKAKTYDEFSNRLIGSFTNTWQVTSDFSLRARFSADVTSMKTEDKQPTERPLSLDNSTGFYALGSQNAYIYYTDLLATYSKQITPDVKIGALLGYTATKSQDTFLQRETNGGLSVRNWYDLNASVNLARFSDRYNYVRNRLTDALFSSVNFNFKDYWFVEGTLRRERISTMHPDNNVLYYPSVNSSLIISDAFTLPDYVNYAKLRGSWGVVGNYPSIYQSPLSLTQTSLGTQGGAASVIYTTVPTSGFGNEKIKPETKHEIEFGLETKLFNNRLGLDVTYYNGQIRDQILTYTLPITSGASSILANVGTLRNKGWEFAITGGIVQTENFRWNSILNFSMNKNIVEALPGGASELLHRDYDGGAAQLVSKVGQSMGDIMVHPLLRDADGNKIVQANGLYQVDPNTWVKAGNAMPKAVGGLMNTFEYKRFSLDVLLDFRWGGHVMPTGIAWMTSRGLTEESLNNMDAEHGGLSYYVNAQGKGVAYSGEVGPNGERVHHNGMLMDGVLADGSANTNIISQVMYYAQTYNWGGPQYSNSRYELYVQKNNYIKMRELSLSYRLPTSVAAKLKAKNVQLSAFGRNLFFVYRSVKDLDPEQMTGGSNWINQVSNAGTSPATRTYGLMLRASF, encoded by the coding sequence ATGAGCAAACTTTACAAAAAAGGTTGCATGTTAACGTTGTTGATGCTATTCAGCATGACAGCTTTATTTGCACAGCAAACTGTTACTGGGAGAGTGACAGCTGCAAGCGGAGCCCTATCTGGTGTCACCGTTAGCGTGCTTGGAACGAACAGAAGCACCCAATCGGACAATTCGGGAAATTATGCCGTTCAAGCAAATGTTGGGGATAAGATACGCTTTTCCACCGTCGGTTATGAGGCACAAGAGCTGGTCGTATCTGGTCGGGTTTTAGATGTCACGTTGGTAGAAGATGCTGATGCCCTTGATGAGGTTGTTGTTACGGCAATGGGTATCAAAAGAGCACCTAAAGAGTTAGGATATGCGATGAGTACGGTTGCTTCAGAAGAATTGACCAAAACGGGATCGCCCAATTTTGCTGGCGCGCTTTACGGAAAAGCGCCTGGCGTGCGGATCACCGCCGCGCCGGGTGGTGCTACATCGGGTATCAATATCAATATCCGTGGTACAAACTCTATTTCCGGAAATTCCCAGCCTTTGGTGATCATTGATGGTGTGCCGATGCGTCAGAACGTCTTTAATAACTCAGATTATTGGGGAGATCAACGCGCAAGAGGAAATGGGTTGGAAGATTTAAACCCAGAAGATATTGAGTCAATATCGTTCTTGAAAGGTGCTTCGGCAGCTGCGCTTTACGGCTCTGAAGCCATGAATGGTGTCGTCATGGTTACGACAAAATCAGGCAAAGGTGGAAAAGGCTTTTCGATCGATTTTAATGCAACCTATACGCATGACAGGATTGCTTATTTACCAAGATTTCAAGACGTCAGAGGCCCTGGATATGACCTTTCTTATGCAAACGTCGGACAGGCTCAGGATATGTTTTTTTACTATCCAGATGGCGTGCGCGGTGTCGCGAATACCAGTTTAAACTTCGGGCCTAAATTCGATGGGCAAGATATTCGATCTTGGGATGGCGAAATAAGACCTTACGCTGCACAAAATTCGTATGATAAGTTTTTTAACAACCCTACCAATACTATTTTTAACTTGGCGCTAAGTCATGCGGGCGAAAATTCGAACACGCGCTTTTCATTGACTAGACAGGATAACGAAATGACGTCGTTAGAATCTTACAATAAGAAAAATGTAGCCAATTTGAATACATCTTTTAAATTATGGGATAAATTGACCACGGATGTGGTGGTTAACTACGTGAATCAACAAACGCACAATAGACCGTTTTTGACTGATCGTATGATTAATAACTTTACCGGGATGATCTCTACGTTTGATAACCCGGAATGGTATCTTAACAAATACCAAACTAGCTTGGGTTATAAATACGTTACTGGCACAAACCCGAGTTTAACACCGGAAGAGAATATCACCTACAATGGTTACAAAGGTGATGTGTTGGAGTATATTTGGAATACCAAAGCCAAAACCTATGATGAGTTTTCCAATCGGTTGATCGGATCGTTTACCAATACGTGGCAAGTAACGAGTGATTTCTCTTTACGCGCACGCTTTTCGGCAGACGTTACTTCGATGAAGACCGAAGATAAACAACCTACCGAGCGTCCATTATCATTGGATAACAGCACGGGTTTCTATGCGCTGGGTTCACAAAACGCCTATATATACTACACCGACTTATTGGCAACGTATAGCAAGCAAATCACACCAGACGTAAAAATTGGCGCGCTTCTAGGTTACACAGCTACGAAAAGCCAGGATACCTTTTTGCAGCGCGAAACGAACGGTGGTTTAAGTGTGCGTAACTGGTACGATTTAAATGCATCCGTTAATTTAGCTCGTTTTAGCGACCGCTATAACTATGTGAGAAACCGATTGACTGACGCGTTATTCAGTTCCGTAAATTTTAACTTTAAAGATTACTGGTTTGTGGAAGGAACATTACGTCGCGAGCGTATTTCAACGATGCACCCGGATAATAACGTGTTGTACTACCCATCAGTGAACTCGAGTTTGATTATTAGCGATGCTTTCACCTTACCAGATTACGTGAACTATGCAAAATTAAGAGGTTCGTGGGGTGTGGTCGGTAACTATCCTTCTATTTACCAAAGTCCGTTGAGCCTAACGCAAACGAGTTTAGGTACACAAGGTGGTGCGGCATCTGTAATTTACACCACTGTTCCAACCTCGGGTTTTGGTAACGAAAAGATTAAACCAGAAACGAAACACGAGATTGAGTTTGGTTTAGAAACTAAGTTATTTAATAACCGATTAGGTTTGGATGTGACTTACTACAACGGACAAATCCGCGATCAAATCTTGACGTATACGCTACCTATAACTTCTGGAGCATCGTCTATTTTAGCAAACGTAGGTACACTACGTAACAAAGGTTGGGAGTTTGCCATCACGGGCGGTATCGTACAAACCGAAAACTTTAGATGGAATTCGATCTTGAATTTCTCGATGAATAAAAACATCGTGGAAGCATTACCTGGTGGTGCTAGCGAGCTTTTGCACAGAGATTATGACGGAGGCGCAGCACAATTGGTTTCCAAAGTGGGACAATCCATGGGCGATATTATGGTACACCCGCTTTTAAGAGATGCTGATGGCAATAAGATCGTACAAGCCAACGGATTATACCAGGTAGATCCAAATACGTGGGTAAAAGCGGGTAACGCCATGCCAAAAGCTGTCGGCGGTTTGATGAATACGTTTGAATACAAAAGATTTTCGTTAGATGTGTTGTTGGATTTTCGTTGGGGCGGCCATGTGATGCCTACAGGTATAGCCTGGATGACCAGCCGTGGATTGACCGAAGAAAGTTTAAACAATATGGATGCTGAGCACGGCGGATTGAGTTATTACGTTAATGCGCAAGGAAAAGGAGTTGCTTACTCTGGCGAAGTTGGTCCCAACGGCGAGAGGGTTCACCATAACGGTATGTTGATGGATGGCGTTTTGGCTGATGGATCTGCAAATACGAATATCATTTCGCAAGTTATGTATTATGCGCAAACCTATAACTGGGGCGGACCACAGTATTCTAACTCCCGTTATGAACTATACGTACAGAAAAATAATTACATCAAAATGCGCGAACTTTCATTGAGCTATAGATTGCCAACTAGCGTTGCGGCTAAATTGAAAGCAAAAAATGTACAGCTGTCAGCATTTGGCCGTAACCTGTTCTTCGTTTATCGTTCGGTGAAAGATTTGGATCCAGAGCAAATGACAGGTGGATCAAACTGGATAAACCAAGTAAGCAACGCAGGTACGAGCCCGGCAACAAGAACGTATGGTTTAATGTTAAGAGCAAGTTTTTAA
- a CDS encoding ROK family protein, with the protein MDSLKTAILKHLYFYSTQSIAEISEGIGKSIPLVTRAINELLEGGLVSDIGLRASTGGRRAMNFALNTEVNGCIIAVAIDQYSISIALSDLANRRLFPSESQAIELKNDRGVYAVLLAMLSATLSRVEGLSILAIGITIPGFVNAEKGINNSFAEGSPLFSLREHITEAFGIPTYIENDSSAIAIAEKYFGSARQVDDALVINFNWGVGLGMLIQGKLFRGHSGFAGEFSHIPLGDESKLCSCGKKGCLEVEASLHCAFDDIQASLANGERSHLEEVFSQEKGLQFEQLLIAYELGDQLTIRSIKKIAYMLGKGIATLIHILNPEKIIISGRGAAFGQTLTPQILSSIQEYCIPRLARHTALQVSELTDVQLLASACIAVQQLQWQPQHKLQLTKDI; encoded by the coding sequence GTGGATAGCCTAAAGACAGCAATTTTGAAACATCTGTACTTTTATAGTACGCAATCGATAGCGGAGATTAGCGAAGGTATCGGCAAAAGTATTCCATTGGTGACACGTGCAATAAATGAGTTGTTGGAAGGGGGCTTAGTTTCCGATATCGGTTTGCGTGCATCAACAGGAGGTCGACGGGCCATGAATTTTGCATTAAATACCGAGGTAAATGGTTGCATTATCGCCGTTGCTATCGATCAATACTCTATCAGTATCGCGCTGTCTGATCTAGCCAATCGTCGGCTTTTTCCTTCTGAAAGTCAGGCAATTGAATTAAAGAATGATCGAGGGGTGTATGCCGTATTGCTGGCTATGTTATCGGCCACGTTGTCGCGGGTTGAGGGATTATCCATTTTAGCAATAGGCATAACGATACCGGGCTTTGTGAATGCAGAAAAAGGTATTAACAATTCCTTTGCCGAAGGTTCGCCTTTATTTTCTTTGCGTGAGCATATTACTGAAGCTTTTGGCATTCCAACCTACATTGAAAATGATTCATCAGCTATTGCCATCGCTGAAAAGTACTTCGGAAGCGCGAGGCAAGTGGATGACGCACTGGTGATTAACTTTAATTGGGGAGTTGGCTTGGGCATGCTCATTCAGGGTAAGTTATTTCGCGGGCATAGCGGCTTCGCAGGTGAATTTAGTCACATTCCGCTGGGTGATGAGAGTAAACTTTGTTCTTGCGGAAAAAAGGGATGCTTAGAGGTGGAAGCGTCGTTGCATTGCGCTTTCGATGATATCCAGGCCTCTTTGGCGAATGGCGAGCGTTCACATTTAGAAGAGGTGTTTTCGCAAGAAAAAGGGTTGCAATTTGAACAATTGCTGATCGCTTACGAACTTGGTGACCAACTGACTATCCGTTCGATAAAGAAAATAGCTTATATGCTAGGAAAAGGTATTGCTACATTGATTCATATTTTAAATCCAGAGAAAATAATAATTAGTGGTCGTGGGGCGGCTTTTGGGCAAACACTTACACCGCAAATTTTATCGTCGATTCAGGAATATTGCATTCCGCGTTTAGCCAGGCATACGGCTTTACAGGTTTCCGAACTGACTGATGTGCAGCTTTTGGCGTCGGCTTGTATCGCGGTACAGCAGCTGCAGTGGCAACCGCAGCATAAATTGCAACTAACAAAAGATATATAA
- a CDS encoding ROK family transcriptional regulator translates to MESLKSIILKQLYFYGAQSIAEIAEGINKSIPLVTRIINELLQESLIADLGFRASTGGRPAKSFALNAEKNAGVVAVAIDQYAINAVIFDVHNTVLVTAQTVSIHLEQEKETYEAILQLIAQLLLQVDQSRILAIGVTMPGFVNSFTGLNTSFADDSQMFALRDNICMHFQIPTFIENDSSAIAIAEKYFGKARKVADALVINLNWGVGLGMLFQGRLFRGHSGFAGEFSHIPLGNETKLCSCGKKGCLEVEASLYCALENIQASLANGERSNLENFCTLEKAIQFKQLQAAYAKGDQLTIRAIKEIAYMLGKGIATLIHILNPDQIIISGRGAVFGPTLVPQILSSIQEYCIPRLAAKTAIEVSELPHVQLLASVCIAMQQVNFSDYSKIAQPNVV, encoded by the coding sequence GTGGAGAGCCTGAAATCAATTATACTAAAGCAACTATACTTTTACGGGGCGCAGTCTATTGCAGAAATAGCCGAGGGAATAAATAAAAGTATTCCATTGGTCACGCGTATCATCAACGAGCTTCTTCAGGAAAGTTTGATCGCTGATTTGGGGTTTCGTGCTTCTACAGGGGGGCGGCCCGCAAAAAGTTTTGCGCTGAATGCGGAAAAGAATGCAGGAGTTGTGGCCGTTGCGATAGACCAGTACGCTATAAATGCCGTTATTTTCGATGTGCATAACACCGTGCTGGTTACAGCACAAACGGTAAGCATCCATTTGGAACAAGAAAAGGAAACATACGAAGCAATCTTACAGCTAATAGCACAACTGCTGCTGCAGGTAGACCAAAGCCGGATATTGGCAATTGGCGTTACGATGCCCGGATTCGTTAATTCGTTTACAGGGTTGAACACTTCATTCGCAGATGATTCGCAGATGTTTGCGCTCCGCGATAACATCTGTATGCATTTCCAAATTCCAACATTTATAGAAAACGACTCCTCTGCTATTGCTATCGCCGAAAAATACTTTGGTAAAGCGAGGAAGGTTGCTGACGCCTTAGTCATTAATCTCAATTGGGGAGTGGGGCTGGGGATGTTGTTTCAAGGACGTTTATTTCGTGGACATAGCGGATTTGCGGGAGAGTTTAGCCATATTCCCTTAGGTAATGAAACTAAACTTTGCTCTTGTGGAAAGAAAGGCTGCCTGGAAGTGGAGGCTTCGCTGTATTGTGCTTTAGAAAACATACAAGCTTCGCTGGCGAATGGCGAACGATCAAATCTGGAAAACTTTTGCACGTTAGAAAAAGCGATACAATTTAAACAATTACAAGCGGCATACGCCAAAGGCGATCAATTAACTATTCGAGCCATCAAAGAGATTGCTTACATGCTAGGCAAGGGAATCGCTACGCTGATTCATATATTAAATCCTGATCAAATCATCATCAGTGGTCGTGGCGCTGTTTTTGGCCCGACGCTAGTTCCTCAAATCCTATCTTCCATTCAAGAGTACTGCATACCGAGACTCGCCGCAAAAACCGCAATTGAGGTGTCCGAATTACCTCATGTGCAGCTGTTGGCTTCTGTTTGCATAGCTATGCAGCAAGTCAACTTTTCTGATTATTCGAAGATAGCCCAGCCAAATGTGGTATGA